A region of the Dreissena polymorpha isolate Duluth1 chromosome 6, UMN_Dpol_1.0, whole genome shotgun sequence genome:
ATTGTTTATTTTCTAAACACATCATGTGACACATATTATATCAGCAAAGTTGATTATTaagaatatatataatatatgtctgaataataaaatttgattaaataaataatgtttaatgaaactccagaaacatGAGTAGGATGAAAATTAGTATTCAACGCCCGAAAGTCTTTAATTTAAGGTAAGTAGCAGGAACTTAAATGCAGACTGTTCAGCATAAAACAGACAACCAATGAATAAAGCTAGATTCACCACCTTAAAAGTATTGATATGAATGTGAAGTTAACACAGTAACTTAACTCTTATTGAAGCATTGTCTGATGTAGATAATGTTTTAACAGATAATCCTCGAGGCAACTGTTGGAAACGGTTTTCTTGGCGATATTGCACTGGATAACATTTCAATGACACGTGGTCCATGCCAACTAAAGCCATCGAATGCCAGGCCGATATCTCCGAATATCGTGGGATAAGTGAGGATGCATCATTTGAACTTGCTTTGAATGATTTGTCTGTTTATtctcatcatcgtcgtcatcatcgtcttcctcctccacctcctcctcatcatcatctcatcagcagcatcatcgtcgtcgtcgtcatcatcatcatattcatactCAACATAATCATACTCAacatcattctcatcatcattTTTGATTACTGcttcatcttatttattatatccTGAATTACTTTTAATTGCAATTGTATGTGTTTGAGAGATAAAATGTAATAGTTTATCTTAACGTCTTGTAACTGTGTTGACTAAAAACTAACATTTGATGAGCACACTCAATTAGTCGATAAGTAAAAGCCGTTcgatatatataaacaaaaggaACACAGTTGCGTACTTCCTATCAACATCTCGCTTCATTCAAAGATCTGTGTTATTATGTGTAGGGCAAGCGTCATacaataatttatcatttgttcGAAGTTTGCTCGTGGGATACACCTTTTTTATTTACAGTTGGTAACTGATAAAAAGTGCATCCCGATTATCGTGTGTGTGtcataatataatattgacaaataaTATGCTATACATTTCTGTGACATACGAactatatttttacaaaacattgaaaacaaaccTGTGCATGATGTCGGCGTTTTCACGCAGTGGAACCTGATTTCTTGTCAGAGCAATTATCAAGGCTTGTTGCATGATACTTTTTTCAAACACTAAATGACCCACGATCAAAGTTGAAAAGAATGTACGGATGAGGGCTGAAGTAACAATAAAAATACTACGACACCtgtacatttgttttcttatatttgaaaacatataCGAGTAAACTTTGAAAGTCCATACCTTGTCTCCCACGTTCTTCTAAGCTCGAAGCGACTGAGCACCGTGTCACCGTTAACAGTAGATGATGATTTAGGGTTATCTTCACTAATGTCATCGCCGTTAGATTTTGTTCAACGTTCGGCGATGATTCCATGTTATCAGAATTATCTTCACTTATGTTGAGTGAACGCGTAGCAAAATCCTTAAATTCATGAATAATGGTAAATCGTATTTAAAACATAACACtaactaaataattaaataattatggatgAAAAAAGAGCGCTGTAAAAAAATTCCTTTATCCTATTTACAACATACACACAACCATAGTTAGTAATCACGTACAAACTATTTCTACCTTTGACATCTGTATTAGGAATCGCAGAACAAAAGTGGAAAACCCAGGAAGATCTTCCTCTGCAGCACAGCTCACAAACTGGTTTTGTTCATAATCAACGAGTTGTGTGTTCAGGAAACTTAAGATACAAAGTGGTGTATCTCTGAACACGATGGGTTACCTATGCCACACCGTCTATTAAAAGTATACGTATTGATTGCAAAAACTATTAATAAAACAGCTGCATTAATAAGAAACTTAAAATGTTAAGTATTTCAATATCCATTTTTTCTTAATGACCGCGTCATTTAATTACATTTACTTGTCATTCACAGTAGCAGATGAACTCTATACAAATGTCTTGGAATACAAcctcaataaaacatttaaacaacttGTTTGTGTGTCAGCCGCCTCTGTTGAGTTCACCACTTTTTGTGTCTGATCTAACTTGCGAagatatttatacgcgcgttgaAATTCCACGCTTTTGAAGTTTGTTTCATCGAAACGTTGATCAGGCAAATCTTCTAAAATGCATGTTTGTATCAATGAATATATCCGAAATAATGTATCTCATGGTAAAGGGAAGATAAGATGTATTCGTAgtaaattgaacacattctctcGTAAGAGGAATGTCGcagtaaattgcaaaatattgGTTATAGCTAGAATTTTATGTGCCCtatgtaattatttaatttctgttttcaataaatttacaGTGAATTAAAATGTTCTGAAGACAAAACCATTGTCTGTATGCACCACTCGTGTTATATCACAAACTCACCTACTACTATTTAAACTGTTACACTatatacatttaaagcaaaattctattttttttaaatgatttttaaactAGTCTTAAATGCCCATGCGGACACGTGTCTAGTTATATTTAGAATTGTGAAGAATATATTCATACACTGTAATATAAGAACAAAATATTCGATTTTATGGCAAGATATATTTCGGCGATGCGCTAATTGATATTTTGTCATTTGCTtccatttaaattaaatatgaatcAACTTtactattttgttcattttgaaatatgtgGGCGTTTTGCGAAGAAGAACCAACATTTCTAGCAGAGTCGTAGTCTGCTGCTCTCAATGGAATTTTATTTTCACcatgaataatttaaaaacatatattcgGCGATAATATTATGGTAAGTCAATAAATGTTTCTAAATGTGTTTACAACAATGCCATGATAAACACTTTTTTTGATTattgtaattataattattttaccttGTTTACCAATATAGTTAGCATGATCGCGAGGATTCCCGATACTTTTCATAACCACATTATATTAATTTGTCCGACAATCGAATAAAACAGGTATGTTCGAAAAAGgcgcatataaatatttcaaatatatttggaTGATTCATGTGCGGTCGGTTGACTTATATGTTGTTAATTCATTTCTTCTTTTGTATTTCTGTTCTGTATCTATCGAAATATATAATGAGATCAATACTATCTAATAATGCGTAATAAGCATCGAAATCTTTCACAACACCCCGTAATTTGGTGTTATTCAGCTGAGAACTGTGCATAAACAGACATTCGATATATTTGATATTACTGATTATCATTCATCAACCAAAATCAAAGCCGTATTTCGGTTTTGAATGgtaattgttgtttttctgtAATGAAAGAAAGTCTGGATTTTATTATTAATCTTATCTTAACGCTTTTGgatgaaaatatacttaaattgaaAACTTACAACATTCAAATCCATCTCCAAACACGATTGATACATTTGTCTGCTATTACGACAAACAAACACGCACATTCTAGACGAAGTAATTCAATCACGTTTAGACACACTAACCCTATAAACGGCATACTGACAACTGTTTAAAAAAGAATTATGGAATTTAATTTGAGaatattttggatttttttcatatttatatttcatagAAGTAACCGTACTCTGAATTTTAAAACTGAATATATTACTAATAAGAAAGATGATTTTTTCATTCAGTTGACAAAAATACAGTGATTGAAGATTTTGAACATGAATAGCtattaatattcattaaataaaagATGGTCATTAAAAGAGATATATGTAAAACATCAATTTTACCAAATGCGCTAAAATATAAGCAAATATCCATGTACAACATATAGCTACAGAATATCCTACTAATGACGTCAAAATGCAAAtattaaacatgtaaacaaatctgGTCCCTATTCATAACATAGTTCTTATCTGACAATGCAGAAATGATTGCCTTATAATTTcacgttttatccgatataatgCGCcattgatattcttgtttaaaaatacaGAATTTATAAGGATGTTGCCAAATCTGACCCTTTTAAATGTCATATAGTCTGTCGCATAACTTAGATCATTATCAGGTAATGTTAATTTTTTGTTCGACGCATCAACcaatattttcttaattattatttaagtatgttATCACGAAAAGTTAACCTGTTTATTTACTACGACATTTTTAACAAAGATATGTTcaaattacttaattaaataaagTAAGTACCAAaccttttttgtcactgtttGGATGGCCTTCAGATTCAATTAGGCTTTCCTGTGGTGACTTGCATATAACATCGGGTAAAATGCTAAACACTGGATGTTTGTAATCCGTTTGCTAAGAAAAAGGAAAACACAAGTCATTTAATCAATGTGTTTAACCAGTTTATTTTGAACATTCAAACTTGCCATCATaaaaatgttcttttccttttaaTGCACTTACTGAATTGCTATTACTTTTCTTCATCATCGGCATGGCTTCAATGAGATACAGGTCATTGTCGTCTCTTCTCCAAACATAGCCGTGCTTGTCAACAACACAATTTAGAATCAAAAGGTTGAACAGGAAAAAATCTATACCGTCTTCGACctaaaatattgtgaaaaaatgcatcaattttattttatccctAACACGCATCTGTTGACATTCTGTGCTTGTCTTTTTGGATTCTGCAAACGTTTAATGACAAATGTCAACCATCGGGAGAATGATGTAAAAATAATTGAGTATTATTTcctaataattttaatttatataaataaaatgtaaataaattcatataaatgaaatttaaaatacgtactatacattttaacatgtttttgtatTGGGGATATGGCATTATGAGAGTTACACAATCTAGAAATAAAGATGTAATacttccaaggcggtgaccccagctttattcttatttgtgtttatgttgttctgtattgtgctgtattgtgctgttttgtactgtttgggcaatcggtcacttgccttaaataaaggacctactaattgtttataataataattcaatactacttcagcagctggagtttcacttctttatattgtaaaagtCAAACTAAGTGCGAAAACCCTAACATTAAAATTCTAAAAAATATCATTCGAAATATCACATAAAGAAGAACGCTAACATATATTGCCAGATCATAGAACGAATACATTCATTCTAGGTTAAACTATTTAAAGATTCCCCTCATTGCTTACAAAGTAAAtctcaaaaaaagaaaaaaaagtttttactgCTCAAtgctttatacattttattttccaAACATGGACAATTAAAAAGGACAATGACTTTAAACAAATCTAAGTAAGATGTTTATGGCCGTTGTACGCACCATTTTGCTAAAAGACATAAAGAATCGAGCTATACTTAAATATAGCAAAACTCGATAACTCTAAAGTAATAACAAGACAGTTGTGGCTTTTGTTATCTACACTTACTCTAAACTTATATAAGTGAAATTTCACTGTATAACGCAGACATTCCATCAACCACAGAGAACACTTaatactaaataataataataataatactaataataataaattacctTTATAATAAAAGCCAATGCacgaatttatttattaacatcGTTTCAAGTAAGTACCCGGTAATGGATTAATGGAACAAATTCCGCGATGATGCCCATAGAAACCTCAGTTGAGCTATCGATATGAAACAATCTGGGACTTTCCACTCCGGGTAGAGGGGTATGTTCCACCAATACTTGTACTACTTCATCAATATTTATTCGTTTTTCTTGTAAAGGTATTGACACAAGTTTTGTCTCTAAATTAAGTTCGTTCGCTTCAGTAACGAGACGCTCACCAACCCGTTTCACATAAAGTGACTTGCAAACACCGGCACGATTTGACTTGACAAGGCGTACAGACGACCTGAATAAAATGTACTTATTACTCGCGTAACTTCATACACGATACAATATTCACTTTCTAatctaaaattaaataaataagatatttaCCTAAACCAATTTCGATTATGTAAATTGGAACTACATgttctcattttaaaataaatatgtaacatttcatatcaacatattttaataaacaaaagacattAAATATTCCAGATTGTGTTATTGTAATTTCATATGGCTAAGGATGCCCGTCTCAAGTTTATTTAGCAGTCAATAAAGACAAACAGAATGCAATGGTAATAATGATTATAGACAACTCGGAAAATGTTATTCAAACGTTCAACAAATAATACTTATACCAATTTATCTCCACCACTGCTGCAGAATGCATTCTGCTGTTTGGAACTGTCAAATGTTTAACCACATATGACTTCAGTTTCTCGGAGTCCGGTGGCTGCATTCGTTGTAAATACTTGTGTAAGGCAATCCCAAACGGGGACCGATTTTCGTTACTTGACTCGCAAATGACAAAAAGCCTGTACTGGCCTATATAgaataaataaattgaatactAGAATAAATCGTTATCCATTAACAAATACATGTTATAGAAAATGCAGGAATCCATGCCAAAGTAGTCAAGCAACAGAACACATTTACTGACATAACTTCTGCTCAGATATAATGATCTGATATCATTGTTCTATCAAACGCTACACACACTTTTTAGGTCCTCATATTATTACAACTAAAATGTCCACGTTTTCATGTAACTCTTTTTGTCAAAGAAGTAAAAAagtcaaaaacatttttttactaaaATGATACGATACctatattattaatgaaatccGATATGCTAGTGGGAAAAGATATAAAAGACAACACGGATGTTCGGTTTTCTTAACAAATCGccctatatttgttataaatttatgtCCCCGTAGCACACG
Encoded here:
- the LOC127833712 gene encoding E3 ubiquitin-protein ligase RNF213-like — its product is MQPPDSEKLKSYVVKHLTVPNSRMHSAAVVEINWSSVRLVKSNRAGVCKSLYVKRVGERLVTEANELNLETKLVSIPLQEKRINIDEVVQVLVEHTPLPGVESPRLFHIDSSTEVEDGIDFFLFNLLILNCVVDKHGYVWRRDDNDLYLIEAMPMMKKSNSNSQTDYKHPVFSILPDVICKSPQESLIESEGHPNSDKKEDLPDQRFDETNFKSVEFQRAYKYLRKLDQTQKVVNSTEAADTQTSCLNVLLRRCGIGNPSCSEIHHFVS